Genomic segment of Cereibacter sphaeroides 2.4.1:
GCGTGGGAATGCAGCACGTCGAGCCTGCCGTGTCGCGCGGCCGCCGAGAGGATGGCCGCCTCGAGAGCGGCATCGTCGCCGACATCCAGCCCGAGACCTTCCGCCCGGCCACCGGCCGCGGCGATCTCGGCAGCGACCGCCTCCGCCCGCGAAGCGTCGAGATCTGTGACGACCACGGTCGCGCCCGCGCGGGCCATGGCGAGCGCGCCGGCCCGGCCGATCCCCGCGCCCCCCGCCGTGACGAAGGCTGTGCGGTCTTTGAGGTCCATGAAGTTCACTCCGGTAGGGGTCAGCGCGCGCGGCGGCGCAGGATCACCTGGGCGGTGATCAGCAGGACGAGCGAGGCGAGGAGCACCATCGTGCCGATGGCATTGATCTCGGGGGTCACGCCGCGGCGGATCGAGGAGAAGACATAGATCGGCAGCGTCGTCTCGGACCCGGCGACGAAGAAGGCGATGATGAAGTCATCGAAGCTGAAGGTGAAGGCGAGCAGGAAGCCTGCCAGCACCGCGGGCGCGATCTGGGGCAGGGTGATCTGCAGGAAGCTGCGGAAGGGCGGCGCGCCCAGATCGGCGGCGGCCTCCATCAGGCTCGCGTCCATGCCCTGCAATCTGGCACGGACGATCACCACCACCAGCGCCATGGTGAAGAGCCCGTGCGCGGCGACCAGCGAGCCCTTGCCGAGCCCGAGCTGCGGCGCGCCGTCTCCAAGGAGACCGGTCAGCACCGGGTTCAGGAGATCGAAGACCGTGACCAGAGCGATCAGGGTGGCGATGCCGATCACGATGCCGGGCACCATCACCGCCATGTAGAGCGCCGCATCGTAGAGCGTGCGCAACCGCCCCCTGACACCCTGCAGCGCGACCGCAGCCAGAGTGCCGGCGACGGTGGCGCAGAGCGCCGAGGCCAGCGCCACGGTGAAACTGGTCTTCAGCGCCTCGAGGACGAAGGGATTGTCCAGCGCCCTGGCATACCATTGCAGCGAGAAGCCGGTCATCTGGGTGGCGTGCCGCCCGGCGTTCAGCGAGAACAGCGCGATGATGCCGATGGGAATGTAGAGGAACAGGTAGACGGCGATGGCATAGATCCGCATCGAAGGCCTCACATCAGGGCGACATCGTCACGCCCGCCCGAGACCCGCTTGATGGCCTTCAGATAGAGCGTCACGGCGATCAGCATCACGATCACCAGCACGGCGGCGACCGCGGCGCCGAAGGGCCAGTTCCTCGATTGCAGGAACAGGTCCACCAGGGCGTTGCCGACGAAGAACACCTTGCCGCCGCCGAGGATCTGCGGGATCAGGAATTCGCCCATCAGCAGGATGAAGACGAGCATGGAGCCTGTCGCCACGCCCGCCATCGACAGGGGCAGCGTCACCTGCAGGAAGGTGCGCCAGGGCGGGCTGCCGAGATCCGCCGAGGCCTCCAGCAACCGCCGGTCGAGCTTTTCCAGAGCGACATAGATCGGGAAGACCATCAGCGGCAGATAGCCGTAGACGATGCCCACCATCACGGCGAAGGGCGTGTTGATCAGGCGGGGGCGCGGCAGACCGAGGCTCGCGATGATCGAGGGCAGGCCGTTGCCGCCGAGGATCTGGATCCAGGCATAGGAGCGGATCAGGATCGAGGTCCAGAACGGCACGATCACGAGGATCAGCAGCAGGGTCCGCCAGCGCGGGTCGGCCTTCAGCGCCAGGAAATAGGCAAGCGGCCAGGCGATGACCAGGCAGAGCACCGTGCCCAGCGGGGCGAGGGTGAGCGTGTTGCGGAAGGCGCCCCAGCGGGAGCCGAGGTTGGCGTAATTGTCCAGGGTGAAGGCCGGGACGTAGCCGCCCGCGGCCCCCCTTTCGCCGAAGCTGAAGACGATGACGACCACCAGCGGCAGCACCAGCATGCACAGGAGCCAGGCCGTGGCCGGCGCGAGGAACAGGGTGGTGCGCACCGAGGATCGCATCGACTCCGTCCCTTACGCCGATTTGAAGCGCGCCATGACCTCGGCGCGTTCCGGGTTGGTCAGGGTGACGGCGGCGCCGAACTCGAGCGCATTCAGGAGATCCGCAGCCGGGAACAGGATCGGGCTGTCGCGCATCTCGGCGGGCAGCATCGCGTCGACCCGGGCGTCTCCGGTCGGATAGCCGTGGAACATGGCCTCCTGCGCGGCCATCTTCGGCTCGAGCAGGAAGTTGATCAGCGCATAGGCCGCATCCTTGTGCGGGGCCGAGGCGGGGATGGTGAAGAAGTCCGACCAGAGCTCGCCGCCCTCGCGGCCGAGCACATAGGCAATCTCGGGGATGTCGCGCTGAAGCTGCACCGCGTCGCCGGTCCAGCACATCGACAGAGCCGCATCGCCGGAACGCATCGAGGGCTGGTAATCCGAGGTGATCGCGAAGAGATGCGGCTTGGCGTCGATCAGCAGCTCCTCCGCCTTCGCGAGTTCCGCCGGATCGACCGAGTTGAAGGAATAGCCGTAGTATTTCAGTGCGTTGCCGATGGCGGTCAGCTGATAGTCATGCACTATGCCGCGGCCCGACAGCCGGTCGCGCGCCAGATCCCAGAATTCCTTCCAGGTGGTCGGCGTCTCGCCGTCGATCTCGGCGGTGTTGATGCAATAGCCGGTCGTGCCGATGTTGCGCGGGATGGCGTAGGTCTTGCCGTCGATGACGCCCGGATCGGCGAAGCGCGGGTCGGTCGAAGCCCTGTCGAAATTCGGGATGCGCGACAGGTCGAGCTCCTCGATGATCCCCGCCTCGACATAGGTCGAGATCGTGTAGTTCGTGGCCACCACCACGTCCCAACCCGTGCCGCCCGCCTGCAGCTTCGCGAGCATCTCCTCGTTGGAGCCGAAGACGTTGACGTCGACCGCGGCGCCGGTGGCGGCCCGGAAGGCGTCGAGGTCGGCCGGGTCGTGGTAGTTCGGCCAGGTGGCGATCACGACGCGGTCGCCGATCGCGCCCTGGGCCTGCGCGCGGCGGGCGAAGCCCGGCATCGCACCCGCCATCGCCATGGTCGCGGCGCCGAGGCCGGTCACGTTCAGGAAGTGCCGGCGCGAGATCGAGCCCTTGCGGTAGCTTTCCAGCCGCTGAAGAAACTCTTTCGCCGGGATGTGGTCACGGTGCTGCGTCATCTCGATTCCCCTGTTGTTGTCGGAGTGGCGCCGGGACCTTGCCGGCCCGGTCGTTGAAGTCAGCCGGCGTCGAGCGCCAGAGCGGCGCCGTCGCGCCAGGAGGCCATGACCTCGGCGCCCGGGGCCAGCAGCGCCGACCCTGCCTCGGCGGTGCGCGGGACGACCGCCACCAGATGCGGGAGGGCTCCGGAGGTCAGGTGGTATTCGGTATGCTCGCCGAGGAAGATCCGGTGCGTGACGACCATGCGATGACCCTCGCCCGAAGGCGCAAGGCGGATCTCCTCGGGGCGCAGCGACAGGGTCACGGGGCTTCCCGGTCCGATCTTCTCGCCGCCGCGGGCGTGGAAGATCAGGCCGCCGGCCTCGGCGACGAGGATTTCGGCCTCGCGGCCCCGGCCCGTGGCGCCGATGAAGTTGGAGCGGCCTACGAAATCCGCGACATAACGGCTCTGCGGCCGGTCGTAGAGCTCTTCCGGGCCGCCGATCTGGGCGATGCGGCCATGGTCCATGATCACGATCCGGTCCGACATCGACAGCGCCTCCTCCTGATCGTGGGTGACGAGGACGAAGGTGATGCCGAGCTCGCGCTGCAGCGACTTCAACTCGATCTGCATGTCGTGGCGCAGCTTCTTGTCCAGCGCGGCCATCGGCTCGTCGAGCAGCAGGATCTTGGGCTTGTTGACGATTGCGCGGGCCAGCGCGACCCTCTGCTGCTGGCCGCCCGACAATTCCCACGTCCGGCGCGCGCCGAAGCCCGAGAGCTGCACCAGCGCAAGCGCCTCATCGACGGCGGCGGCGACCTCGGCCCTGGGCGGTTTCGGCCGCCGCTGGTTCAGGCCGTAGCCGACATTCTGCGCGACGGTCAGATGAGGGAACAGCGCATACTGCTGAAACACCATGTTCACCGGGCGCTGCCAGGCGGGCAGGGCCGTGGCGTCCCGTCCGTCGATCAGCACCTGCCCTTCGGAGGCCTGCTCGAAGCCGGCCAGCATGCGCAGCGCGGTGGTCTTGCCGCAGCCGGACGGGCCGAGGAAGGACAGGAACTCGCCCGGTTCGATGGCCAGAGTCAGGTTCGTCGCCGCCGTGACCAGCCCGTAGCGCTTGGTCACGTTCCTGAGTTCGGCAATCGGTTGACTCTGCATGCGGTGCCCGACCATCTATTGCATGTATCTGGGTAAAGCGTAGAAAAACGGCCAAAGGCTGTATATATCACAAAGGGCATAGATCGCGTCATGTCATCGCCAGCCATGCCAGAGGTTTCCGCAGCCGCGCTGGTCGGCGCCGTGATCGATGCGATCGGCACGGAAGGATTCTGCCCCGCCCTGACAGCCTGGCTTCAGACCGTCGCGCCCTATTCCTTCACCGTGGTCTTCGGCTATCGCGGAGAGGCGAAACCCATTGATCTCTATGACGATTTCCCCAGCCATCGCCGCAAGGTCTTCGTGACGGACTATCTCGAAGGGCCTTATCTGCTCGACCCCTTCTGTCAGGGGGCGATCCGTCCCGTGGAGCCGGGTTTCCACCGGCTCAGGAGCCTCGCGCCGGACCGGTTCTATCAGGGAGAATATTTCCGGAGCTATTACATGCGGACGGAGATCGCCGAAGAAATAGGCTGCTTTGCCGAAATGCCGGGCGATTGCCATGTGGTCTTCTCGCTGATGCGCGAGGAGAAGCCGTTCTCCGCGCCGGAATTCCGCAAGCTCACCGGGGTGGCGCCGATCGTGACGGCGCTGATGCGGCGGCACTGGGCGGATCTCTCCCGGGAATTCGCGACGCGGTCCACGCCCCGTCCGGCGCTGACAGGCGACGGGCTGGACCGGCTGACCCCGCGCGAGCGCGAGATCACCGGCTGGATCCTCAAGGGCTACTCCGCCGAGGCGACCGGCCAGGAACTGGGCATCGCCTCCGGCACGGTCCGGATCCACCGTCGCAACATCTACGCGAAACTGGGCATATCCTCGCAGCGCGAGCTCTTCGCGCGCTTTCTGGCGGGGATCTCACCGTAGCGATCTTCCGGAGCGGCCGATCCGGCGAACCACGCGATGGGCGGGAAGCGGTCTGATGCATGATGGGGGCTGCGCCGCGGTCGGGCGCGCTGCCTCACCTTCGTCGGCGGGCGCATCGCCGCGGGAGACCCGCACCGCCAGACCGCTGCCCGTCGCCCTCGTGATCAGGTGGCGGGCCGCCCGTCAGCGTCTCGACGCGTAGCGGAGCGCGACGGCACCGCAGCTGAGCTCCTTCCGGCCGACGAGGGTCAACTCGACGTATCTCGTGGGCTCCGCCAACAGGTGGGACCGTGCCCCGCAATCCGGGGCTGCACGACGAACCCGAACTCGTCGATCAGGCCCAGGCCAGCTTTCCCAGCCTCCTCCGCCTCGCGGGCTCTGCATCCATCGCAGCGCCCCGCGCTTGAGCGGCCGCTCGGGCTCTGCCGCGCCGCATCTGGCCGCCGCACCTCAGGGCGCGGGACGTTCGACGGGATGGCCGCCTCTTTCGCGCAGGCACGTCCTTCCCGCGAAAAGCGCCGGACACCCGACTGTCGGTCCGCGACCGCCGATTGGTCGCCGGTCCGATCTCTCCCCGTCATCGGAGCGATCGATGGCCGACCTGCCGAAGGAGCGCCGGCGGAAGCGTGCCAGGGACCTCGCGGATCGGCCAAAAAATTCATTTTGAGAAGTCCGCATTTGACGTCAATCAAGGATTGTCCCGCATTAACCTATCAGATCGGCCGAGACGGTCTGCCGCAGTCGAAGGCGGCGGATCATGGAGATGGACGTGCCGGGCGCGCGGAACGGGCAAGGGGCTCGCGCCCCGGAGCCCCACTTCATGCGCCTTGGAAGGAGTTTGGTCGATGATAGCCGAGAAGTCGGAGCGGTTCTTCCCCTTTGCGGTCAGTGCGGAACTTGCGCCCGTGGGCGTCTCGGCGGCCGAACGGAGCGCGCTTGCCGACTATCTGGAGTCGAGCGAGACCCTTCTGACCGAACGCGTTGTCGCCTACGCCAGCACCCGCAGCTACAGCCACCTCGTCTCGACGCTGCCCGAGGCCTGGCGCTCGTCCGTTCAGGGGCTGACGGACTCCGTCATCCTCATGCTCGACCACCAGTCGGCCGAAGCCGCCATCGACTATGACGCAGATATCGGCACCGATCCCAGCACCGCCTATGGCATCGAGGCCGGTCTCCGCCACCGCCTGCGGGGCATCTCGCTCGAGACCTTCATCGGCGCCTTCAAGGGCTATCGCGATGTCTATCTGAATGTCACCGCCGAGGCGCGGGTTCCCGCCGCGATGCGCGAGGGCTGGTTGCGCCTCCTGCGGGGTTTCTTCGACCGGGCCGAGATTGGGATCTGCGCCCATTGGAGCGGCGAGCTGGGCACTCTCGATCACGACCAGCTGCTCTCGGTGAACCGGGCGCTCGTCAACGAGAAGA
This window contains:
- a CDS encoding ABC transporter permease, producing the protein MRIYAIAVYLFLYIPIGIIALFSLNAGRHATQMTGFSLQWYARALDNPFVLEALKTSFTVALASALCATVAGTLAAVALQGVRGRLRTLYDAALYMAVMVPGIVIGIATLIALVTVFDLLNPVLTGLLGDGAPQLGLGKGSLVAAHGLFTMALVVVIVRARLQGMDASLMEAAADLGAPPFRSFLQITLPQIAPAVLAGFLLAFTFSFDDFIIAFFVAGSETTLPIYVFSSIRRGVTPEINAIGTMVLLASLVLLITAQVILRRRAR
- a CDS encoding ABC transporter permease; the encoded protein is MRSSVRTTLFLAPATAWLLCMLVLPLVVVIVFSFGERGAAGGYVPAFTLDNYANLGSRWGAFRNTLTLAPLGTVLCLVIAWPLAYFLALKADPRWRTLLLILVIVPFWTSILIRSYAWIQILGGNGLPSIIASLGLPRPRLINTPFAVMVGIVYGYLPLMVFPIYVALEKLDRRLLEASADLGSPPWRTFLQVTLPLSMAGVATGSMLVFILLMGEFLIPQILGGGKVFFVGNALVDLFLQSRNWPFGAAVAAVLVIVMLIAVTLYLKAIKRVSGGRDDVALM
- a CDS encoding ABC transporter substrate-binding protein; the encoded protein is MTQHRDHIPAKEFLQRLESYRKGSISRRHFLNVTGLGAATMAMAGAMPGFARRAQAQGAIGDRVVIATWPNYHDPADLDAFRAATGAAVDVNVFGSNEEMLAKLQAGGTGWDVVVATNYTISTYVEAGIIEELDLSRIPNFDRASTDPRFADPGVIDGKTYAIPRNIGTTGYCINTAEIDGETPTTWKEFWDLARDRLSGRGIVHDYQLTAIGNALKYYGYSFNSVDPAELAKAEELLIDAKPHLFAITSDYQPSMRSGDAALSMCWTGDAVQLQRDIPEIAYVLGREGGELWSDFFTIPASAPHKDAAYALINFLLEPKMAAQEAMFHGYPTGDARVDAMLPAEMRDSPILFPAADLLNALEFGAAVTLTNPERAEVMARFKSA
- a CDS encoding ABC transporter ATP-binding protein: MQSQPIAELRNVTKRYGLVTAATNLTLAIEPGEFLSFLGPSGCGKTTALRMLAGFEQASEGQVLIDGRDATALPAWQRPVNMVFQQYALFPHLTVAQNVGYGLNQRRPKPPRAEVAAAVDEALALVQLSGFGARRTWELSGGQQQRVALARAIVNKPKILLLDEPMAALDKKLRHDMQIELKSLQRELGITFVLVTHDQEEALSMSDRIVIMDHGRIAQIGGPEELYDRPQSRYVADFVGRSNFIGATGRGREAEILVAEAGGLIFHARGGEKIGPGSPVTLSLRPEEIRLAPSGEGHRMVVTHRIFLGEHTEYHLTSGALPHLVAVVPRTAEAGSALLAPGAEVMASWRDGAALALDAG
- a CDS encoding helix-turn-helix transcriptional regulator; the protein is MSSPAMPEVSAAALVGAVIDAIGTEGFCPALTAWLQTVAPYSFTVVFGYRGEAKPIDLYDDFPSHRRKVFVTDYLEGPYLLDPFCQGAIRPVEPGFHRLRSLAPDRFYQGEYFRSYYMRTEIAEEIGCFAEMPGDCHVVFSLMREEKPFSAPEFRKLTGVAPIVTALMRRHWADLSREFATRSTPRPALTGDGLDRLTPREREITGWILKGYSAEATGQELGIASGTVRIHRRNIYAKLGISSQRELFARFLAGISP